The genome window ATTTGTTTACCTCAGTTAACATTTTTCTTAAGATTTGATGTGCTGAACCGCTAATTCCAAACCTTCTAACAGCATGATGTTAATTTTGTAAACTTTGATCCAATTTAGGGTAAAATAGAAAAGAGTAAAATATATAGCTTTAGAGTGGGGCTACTTTTTGATTTACAGGTGTCTGGTTTGGTTGTTTTTGCAACCATGTCagacattcaaataaaatcCCTTTGATGTTGCTGACATGGGTCTGATTTGTAAGTCTACATCTaatattgtattaaatgtaatgaacggtttaataataatttatgttTGCTTAACCTGTAATGCGTAGTTTgtttacaaataaattaatgtaaGCACAATGTgaataattgcattttaaaatcacCATAAAGGGCAGAAGCTAAACGTGCTTGACAGTATGGTACTATTACAGAGAAATGAAATAATGAGAAATCCATGTGCAGAATGTGATGGGAGGAATGATGTTCagtatatttttctatttttctgcctgctctctttctctttttgaatGTGTTAATTTAGccaataaatgacattttataagCCCTCCCTTGCCAAGGTGTATTATTGTCAGGCGATATCCATGACAGAAGAGCACACTAATGACTTCATAGTGATCTTTCTGGCATTTCTTTCTCTAAATTATGCCTGGAGGATTTGTTTTGGTGGGACGGTAACATCCTATTTTAAGCCGGAATTGAAAATCTGATGACAAGAACCCTTATTAACATTTGAACATTAAGTTTTCTTTTGCCTTTTGGCTTTGCTTTCTCAATATGCCTTGCACATTAGAGGAATAGTATTTTTAATGTGTTAAAGGGCCCTGTTATGTTCATTTCATCTTAAtacttgtgtttgtgctttgtgtctctactgggacatgtctccatgctttaatgttcaaaaagctctttattttgctcatactgcctgtgctgcagcacctcttttcacccctgTGTCTCTGGAGAGAAAacagggattctagcctttgcagaccattcacatgcacaaaagcctagataacacactacaggacttCATTAAGGactgttttattctttttgtaaAATTGACAAATAAATGCACAGTATCTTGTCATTCCTATGATATTGTGGTCAAACTATTAAATATCCTTGAAAACATTGTAACAAAACTCCAATAACATAAAGGAAAATAGACTTCTTCATGATATAGGAGGAGTATTGCTTCCTAGTGatgagtcattgttttgcaagtcacaagaAAGATAACATAATTGCACTCAAATATCAAGTCCCAATCCACTAGTATGATATATAAAGCAGACACCCAATTAAACTAATAAAACTACTGATTAAAGTACAGGAGGTAAATCAAACGTATAAAAGGTGAGACACTGCACTGAGGATTCCATGACGTCTCTCCCAATAATGGAAAGAAGGTTAGGTGTTTATTTGACTTCCTTTCTCTAAATGGATCTGTATCTCTCTGAAATTCACCAACACTCAACTTTTTCTGTCTCAAGGTGGGAATATTGTTAGAGCAAAGAggacagtgcagataaaaagacacaCTTAATTAGTAGaggaacatatttaataaagaggcAAACAAACTTTAATAAAATCCAAATGTAATATCTACACATCCAAGGTAggataaaataatcaaatacaaaataattattcaCTTGCAATAAGATTTCAAAAAAAACCATTTCATAACTAAATGGTAATATGTTGCCTATTTGACAAATTTTCCCAAGCCTGCTTACAAACGACACAAACAATATGTATGGGATGATTGCCATCACATAGTGGGCAGCAGACATTAGAATACAGTGTCTCCTCGGACAGACAGCAGAGGAAATGGTCGCAGTGTGACGCTGTTATTATCTGAGGCATCGGGGCGCTTCTTCAAAGCCCCACAGATAAAGAGGCTGGAGCACAGCCACAGGTCCCCGATAAAGAGACCAGCAAACCGGCCCTTATCTGCTCTGTCATATAACTAAACGATCAGTTTAGTGCCATTGTCCCTGAGCTGCTGCACGCGGAGATCTctctgtgggggggggctgCAAAACAAACAGGTCTGACGCTCCCTGGTGGTAAAGGTGTCTCGGATTATTGGCACCTAATGGAGGAAAGTTTGATCGTTTTAACAGAAAACGGTactgacaaaaaacatttggtgGCTAAACCAGAGAGTCACCGGTTCATGTCCCAGAATGGATACACTTTGAAGGGTGCGCTGACACTTTGAGGTGTCAGTTCACCTccccttgagcaagacaccaGACCTGCTGCTACAATATGTATACATTTCAGTGCATATGACTATACACGAGTAATTCTATAAATTCCTCAGTTTTCATTTTCGTTTTTTAATGTGACCATGATCTCGTGtgttattttgttcaaatgtataGGAATAAGTTGATATAATTTGAGTGTTCTTTGGCCCCCTAAAATATGGGTCGGAAATAAGTTGATGTTATATGCTTGAATTacttatgttatttatattgttcTCGTTTTTTAGCCCATTCCCTATCTTTTGTTATCATAAAAGTGTTGCATTACTGATGGTCAGGGTGGGTTGAATCTTTAATAAACGCACACCTTTTAGAAGCATTACATATTGTGTGTacaaactaaaaactaaatctgAGAAACTTTTGTAAATTGCAATTGAAAGCATAATACTTCTTTTATCTCATAGCCTACTTAATAgtcaaatggaaatatttactTTCGTCTCGCGTTACTTTAACCCGGACCTCCCCTATAGCTAGTCAGGGTTAGTCAATGAACACCGTatgcttttttacttttacctaCCTAATTAATGTCTTATATCTGCAGCCTTTGGTGTTTGATGCAGTCAATTTAAGGATTACCAAATCCCTCTATGGGCTTGTTTGCAAAATAACCCCCTCTCGCTCATCCAGCAGCTTCCTTGCAGCTTGTTTAGCATATTTACATGTGAACGGCTCGACAATCAGCAGTAATTGTGTTGCTCCTGTAATACCTTTGATCTGTAATGTTTGAAGCGCCTGTGCCAAACGCTGGCTCTCAGGTCGCCGGCGCCACCACTCACCGGGGGATCAGAGGACATGTCAATACCGACCATCAAGGAAAACCTGCCCCCCACCCCTCAGAAGTATAGCAGAGATGTAACATTCCCCACAGATCCCATGTGTAATACCTGGATCACTATTAGGTGCTTAAACATAACGGTTTCGAGCCACGATAACAACCTTAACGATGAGATGGCAAAAATCAAAAGTCAAATTGAAGTGTCCttggcttttattttcttaaatacgTCATTACTTgattttacatctttattaggtacataaaaaaaactactttacCAGTACTCGATTAGAAGACCTGTATCTAAACAAATGTACAGCAGTATTGGCAACACCATGCACATTACAGTGCACTgacacaataataatattgttgttCATAAGAAGAATGCTGCAGATGGTCGAGCTATGCACCAAATCTGAACATATGATTTGCGTGCAAACTCATAACTAAGTAAGAGTACAAACTAAGGCATGTCATACAGTAGCAGAAACGTAAATACTCCACTAGAGTACAATAACCTAAAAATGTAGTATACTTAAAGGAAAACTATGGCTATTTTCAAAACGTATATGTTATTACTAAGGTctttaacaataaaatataagaaaatagGAATGGCTCTATCCTAAATCTAAATCCTAGATTAATTCAGCATAAATGAGTGATCTCATCAAATAATAAATTGAGAATTTGGTGAGATGTTATAGATGGCACCAAGGGAAATGTATGCAGACCTTTCCTGTTTTCAAAACGGACGTTtagaaagggaaaagaaaatacaCCCATATTGATGACATCACAATGTTGAGAATGGCCAATCATGCTGACTTCTTTATAACAGATTTAAACAATGAATACAAGCATGGGAACTATTTTGAGACTTAGTTCTGAGATAATGGCTTTGAAAGAGATGTTCACAAATATTGACTGAACTCTTCTTGGTGTCAAATAACGAAAGGGAACTcggaaattaaaatgtattaccaTTTAATATATCTACTTTCCGCGTCATATTTCAGCCTATTCTGCGCACGGTTACACTAGATGAGTAAGAAAGaaatttagttttattgtttacatttaaagccCAAACTGAGCCAGGCCTATGGATTTTGACACCTCTCTCGGAGCTACTGTATGCAGCAGCCGCAACATGAAAGCGCGTCTCCACCTCTGCAGGAGCCAGCTGTTCCTGCCGCCGCTGGTTTCAGTCGGGGCGGACAAATGTATGAGCTCAGGAGGGTTCTCACAGACTTGGCGGCGCCAGgtcttcacacactcacaggatATGTAAAGACTTCAATAACGAGCCATTAAGCCCTAATCATCGGGATCGATCAGGCGTTAACAAGGGCCTCTACATATGCAAATTGAAGGCGAGGACCGGGGCCCTACAAAAGCTGCCTCTGGCCAGGAGTAGCAACACACTCTTCCTTTGACAGTAGGTGGATTAACAGGTCACAGAGCAGCAACATGGTGAAATACTTTTCAGTGGACTGGCTGGCCCAGAGCCATGAACACACCGCGTTAACGGAGGAAGCTGTACCGGCCTGCAGACCTCACATTCCCTGCATGGTGCAGCCGCGCCCTCCGACTTATGGCAAGGGTTACTTGCAGCCAAAACCCAGGGCTTCTAAGCCCGTTGAATCAGTGGAGAGCAGCGGGCAGGAGGTCAGCCTGTGCTCACCTTTCCATCCAACCATTTGCGCCTCACCAAGTAAGTTTACAACCCATGACGGAATGCGTCTCtttgattttaaagaaaaaatatgtcaAGCTTTGTGCACTAGAATGGTGTTTAACCAGCTGTTCCTTCCTTCAGTTTCAGAAACCAGCGGGTATTCCTCCGGGTATGAGAGCGAGGCGGCTTCTTCTGAGTGTCTCTCTGTGGATGAGGGCAGTGACGCAGAGAAGGACGCAGCACAGCGCCGAGTGCGTACCAAATTTACCCCCGAGCAGATCAGCAAACTAGAGAAAATCTTCAACAAGCACAAATACCTAGATGCTGGAGAGAGAGTGAAAACAGCACAGAAACTCAGCCTCACAGAAACTCAGGTAAGAAGAGACTCAATAACAACAATTTAATACCAAAATATGCCATAGCCTATTCCTTATTCCTTGATTGTTATTTGTTTGGAGACTAACTTTATCCTTGCCCTCTCTTAGGTACGAACCTGGTTTCAGAACAGGAGGATGAAGCTCAAACGGGAGGTGCAGGATTACCTGGCTCCCCAAATCCCCCCGGTGATGTTCCAGCGTCTTTCGCCGGTTCAGTACCACAGCATGGCCGGACAGCGACCCCACTTCCTGGCCAACGGCCCAGCGTTCTACCCGCTCCCCGTCCCGCAGCTggtcctccagcagcagatgCGTCCCTCCTCAGGTCATGATCCACAACCCGCATTACTACTGAAGAACTTACGACCAGAGACTTTTCCAATCGAAACCCTTACAATCCAGTGCAATTCAGAGTATTTGATGTGtgatttatattattatgttatatGAAAGTTGTATATAATTTACATAAAAAGTCTATTTatcattgaataaaaaaatgtttatcttcTAACCCCTGGACTCTGAGTTTCTGTGCTTTGCATACATCACAACTGTGGAGATAAAACTGATGATATTATCTTTATTGCAGGATTAGTTCACCATGCATAGATCATCCTGCCTTTAATCTTAAAGTGGGAGGAGGTTGTAAGAAAGGGATCTGATAAAAAATGGGAGTTGTCCATTAAAGCTATCACAACCCTTTGTATGGATCTGTCAATATATCAAAGCCCAGTCAAACCAatccttaaaaataaatcattatgaATGAAATCACTTGGGTCCGCAACATCAAATTGTTCTTGTCCCCCCTTCACCTGTCAACAAAGGCAGACCATATGCTCTCCTCAATGTGCCTTGTTTGTCCCAACATCTGCACTTCAAACGCCAGCTAACGGGGAGATCATGGTCAACAATTAGTCCTAATTAAGCTGCTCATTGGTGAGTTTACACTTACAGCCGGCCTGGCTCCACTGAGTCTGGGTCTTTGTGTGGCCAAAGAATCTGGTCTGTGGTTTGAAGTCTGAGGCCTAGAGATGATAAAGGTAATATTCATGTGTATTtacacagcagcagctgaagGGGACTTGTTCTTATTTACAGTCAAATTACATGCTATGGGTGAGGCCAACAGATCCCAATCATTGCCAAGGAAATGTCTTAGTTGGATAATGGTGCTAAACAGTAAAAGGTCGTAAAAATGTAGGAAATATAACTTGTTTAAAAAGAATGTTGTTAGAAAAattaaagtaacaaaaaatgTAGAATCAAATTGTTATATCTACCTCATTACATttaagttttttatttaaaagctgatACTTCGCACACTTTGTATTGCATATCTATGTTTACACTTTATTTAGTTGTCCATAAGAATGCATTCTAAATgattctgtatatttatatattgtatctGAATCTTCTTATATTGGTTTACtgttagtttattttattttaaattcgTGTTTAATACAATGTATGTTTTTGCATGCATcttaacaaaatcatttttcatttttttgtgtttgatatACTTGTGCATccataaacacattaaaaggaatttattttttaaaagtgagaaaaatatacaattttttaaaataaaatgtatacaaaaatatataaatacaaaaagtgaatacaataagaacagaacaaaaataaattatgtgTAGAAAATCagaatttaaaagaagaaaagctgCAGGAATTAAGAGGTAAAAAAGTAGCAAATACAAAACTGTTGCCCGCGGGATTCTGATGAATAACTCGTTCAGTGTGAACTGATTCCACACAGTATGACCACAAAAGGGTTTTAAACCAGgtcagtttttattatttatgttctatATCGCTAAGGGTGtgattttaatgtattatatatacaatatttattacCTCTAGTGtcggattttggaaaattgatTTTGAGTTTTCTCATGGCAGTTAGAGTATAGGGGACAAACCAGGGGACTTATTAAGATACCTTACCGTTACTGCGCTCATAAAGAAtgataagaataagaataatgcGTATTGAACTGGTTTCATTAATTAGTGagtttatttaaagtaattaGTTAGAAGCCCTATGGGCTTGGAACCAGAGGGGCGTAAGTGGCATTTGACAAACTTTACAGGAGAGCCAAAACAAAATTTTGACCACACTTCAATCAACTGTATTTATTAACCTTCAACCACAACATTGCAACCACATAAATACTTATATGAGTTAGTAAAACATATTATGGCATATTAACACAATGAACATATACTAAAACCTTGTAAAATCTTAAAAATGTGGCAAAAACCTCAGATACGCCTTTTTGGCACCAAACATTTCCAATTCTTCTAAAGACAAGGCGTATCTGCTGATCAATGCAGAAATGATTGGTCAAAACATTGGTTAAAAACACTGTCACTTCATAagtaattcatttttcattttatttaaactagtgtatacaatacacacattcaGATTTCTTACTATTTTCACTTTTCGATTTAGTTCCATTCCAATTTAGCCCGGCCATTGCTTTCCTACGCAATTCCGCTCGATTCTCATCTCCCTTCAGTGCTCATTCTGAGATTGGTgtcatttaatttcaaacagtTTAATTTCAATTCTCATTCATGAGTTCACAttcatgtatttcatttcaaacagtTTAATTTCAGTTCTCTTGTTTTTTACGCATTTCACTTTTCAGTTCACTtaggccaggggtgtccaaacttttttcactgagggccacatacagaaaaatttacggagagctgggccccttatagaggtgaatattgcctcataagttaagttataagttagcaaaactaTCAAATGTAGTCGAATAATGTtactcattccttaaaacagaagcctcagattgctgataataagagtaaatatgaaggttaaatttcaagcttattatagaaataagttattgtctttttttttatcaactcagatttgttagaaaatgttttaattctaaatgactgaatttatttgaaattgggctcattaatatattttaacatttaaatttgaGAAGTataatataagacaagcaaaagtttaaattgtgggccatattccattatacatttagaatttgctgagggccgtttcaaaatgtcctgcgggccgcatttggcccccggctATCTGTTCACTCACTGCCCACTGTCAGAGTGTTATAGAACTCTGCATAATAGTGAGGAATACTCCCATTGGTAGGTCTTTTTTCTTTAAGGCACTGATTCCTGGAGGACTTTCATACATTGAGCTGGGGTGTGTGGTTCTGGTGCCTCTGGTTGCCTGTAGTGCCACCGTCAGTTTTCGGAAGGTTGGGGCGGTGAAATCATACTTGAAGAAGATTGTTTTTGGTTCCTCTTTCGTGTAGCGGAACCATTTAATCTTCTGCCAATGAACTGCTTGTCCCTCCTCatcttttgttctgtttttgagtATTGGAGAGGGACTTGAAGTCCAGAAAGTCCTTGTGTCCAATTTCATGTACACTGTATGGGTCGTTCTTTCTTGCCATTCTCACAAGAGTGTAGTAGCCATCAGTAGATATAAACTTTTCTTCTTGCAGTTTCCACTGCAGCATGCACGCTATCGCACTCCATCTGGCTGTGACCAGACTCCATGTATTTATGGTCAATAGTGGAGAGAGGCAGTGAGCTGACAGCATGCATGCACATCAGGCTAAAGGCAGCATTCCTGTTCTGTCCACCACAAGTATCTGAATAAAGAACTGCGTGTTTTACATGAGGACTACATTTTTTAAGGTGCTTGTAAACACATGTAGTGATCTCTGAAGATCCACGGCCACCTTCCCCCTCATGCCACATGTAACACACGACATCTTTACTGTCTAATTCATACACAGTGATGTTGTACATACTTAGCCTGCGTGAGTAGAACAGGCTACTTACGGAGTGGTCAACACTTGTTCCAGGTCAAAAGTGACAGCCTTGTATGACACATgttcttttgctttctttttatcatttcctttttgttctctGGACTGGGTCTTTCTTAACTGGTGGGCATCATATTCATCCTTGTGATTAGTCTTCTCACTGTCTTCTAAACATTGGTACCAGAATATTTACAACaggttttaaatgataaaaacatactaaGAGATCAGCACATGTGTTTACAAGTACCTTAAAGAACTTAGTCCTCATATAAAACATGCAGTtctttatttagaatatttacAACAGGTTGTAAATATTCTGTACAAGTAGGCACCATATTTATTATCTCATGAATGACTATATATAACCTTCTCCAGTCTATTGGGACTCACAACAATCCCTGAATGCAGCCACAATCCATTCAGATGCACTGCACTAGTGCCCAGTTATCTTAGTATGTTTTTATAGCAGTAAAGAATGAAGTGTATATGTTACTTACATCTGATTCTAATAGctct of Eleginops maclovinus isolate JMC-PN-2008 ecotype Puerto Natales chromosome 22, JC_Emac_rtc_rv5, whole genome shotgun sequence contains these proteins:
- the LOC134858305 gene encoding LOW QUALITY PROTEIN: homeobox protein vent1-like (The sequence of the model RefSeq protein was modified relative to this genomic sequence to represent the inferred CDS: deleted 1 base in 1 codon) — protein: MVKYFSVDWLAQSHEHTALTEEAVPACRPHIPCMVQPRPPTYGKGYLQPKPRASKPVESVESSGQEVSLCSPFHPTICASPISETSGYSSGYESEAASSECLSVDEGSDAEKDAAQRRVRTKFTPEQISKLEKIFNKHKYLDAGERVKTAQKLSLTETQVRTWFQNRRMKLKREVQDYLAPQIPPVMFQRLSPVQYHSMAGQRPHFLANGPAFYPLPVPQLVLQQQMRPSQVMIHNPHYY